In one Juglans regia cultivar Chandler chromosome 11, Walnut 2.0, whole genome shotgun sequence genomic region, the following are encoded:
- the LOC108992144 gene encoding zinc finger protein CONSTANS-LIKE 13-like: protein MSPQKRLCDNCSEATALLYCRADSAKLCFLCDREIHSANQLFSKHTRSPLCDACDFSPASIFCSTESSVLCQNCDWERHNLSLSLVHNRRPLEGFTGCPSVSDLMAIVGFEEVGNKALFLSDENDDADEISNFLVWDDASHVFNFDDLIHSTNSAHEFQAMGGPPLPKNRNAACGQYKEDILSQLREMAKSEPNSNHEDADAEPLINYQSLVPKQNVQPGHMCTGFAHDAEQIESPDFGAGDFQWFSDGGQAANQFCISNSFKRSYIEESPVVPEKHSDIGGSVSHANDGNEAQSLHVIISENSSALPKVSPHELNSQERDSALSRYKEKKKTRRYDKHIRYESRKVRAESRIRIKGRFAKMDH, encoded by the exons ATGAGCCCCCAAAAGCGTCTCTGTGACAATTGTTCAGAAGCCACCGCTCTTCTCTACTGCCGAGCCGACTCGGCCAAGCTATGCTTCCTCTGCGACAGGGAGATCCACTCGGCCAACCAGCTCTTCTCCAAGCACACTCGCTCACCGCTTTGTGACGCCTGTGACTTCTCCCCTGCCTCAATTTTCTGCTCCACTGAGAGCTCTGTTCTGTGCCAGAACTGCGACTGGGAGCGCCACAATCTCTCGCTTTCGCTGGTTCATAATAGGAGGCCTCTCGAGGGGTTCACTGGATGTCCTTCTGTGAGTGATTTGATGGCTATTGTTGGCTTTGAGGAGGTGGGTAACAAAGCTCTGTTTTTGAGCGATGAGAATGATGATGCTGATGAGATTTCCAATTTCTTGGTTTGGGATGATGCTTCTCATGTTTTCAATTTCGATGATTTGATTCATTCAACGAATTCAGCGCATGAGTTTCAGGCTATGGGAGGTCCTCCTCTCCCTAAG AATCGTAATGCTGCTTGTGGGCAATACAAGGAAGATATACTTAGTCAGCTTCGTGAAATGGCAAAGTCGGAACCCAACTCGAATCACGAAGATGCTGATGCTGAACCCCTCATCAATTACCAATCATTGGTGCCTAAACAAAATGTGCAGCCAGGACATATGTGTACAGGCTTTGCACATGATGCAGAGCAAATTGAATCTCCTGATTTTGgg GCAGGTGACTTTCAGTGGTTTAGTGATGGTGGTCAGGCTGCAAATCAATTTTGTATTTCTAATTCATTCAAAAGAAGCTACATTGAGGAGAGTCCTGTGGTCCCTGAAAAACATTCAGATATTGGTGGCAGTGTCAGTCATGCCAATGATGGTAATGAAGCCCAATCACTACATGTTATTATATCAGAAAACTCATCAGCTCTTCCAAAAGTTTCTCCACATGAGTTAAACAGCCAAGAGAGGGACTCTGCACTCTCACGCtacaaggagaagaagaaaacaaggaG GTATGATAAGCACATTAGGTATGAATCAAGGAAGGTTCGTGCGGAAAGCAGGATAAGAATCAAGGGAAGATTTGCTAAGATGGATCACTGA